In Oncorhynchus nerka isolate Pitt River linkage group LG21, Oner_Uvic_2.0, whole genome shotgun sequence, the following are encoded in one genomic region:
- the LOC135563483 gene encoding collagen, type I, alpha 1a-like — translation MPPISNRWRLWSGDPRRQPRTVDPRRGPVQADDSGSPGQADDSGSPGQAGDSGSARQAGDSGSPGQADDSGSAGQAGDSGSAGQVGDSGSARQAGDSGSAGQAGDSGSPGQADDSGSAGQAGDSGRTGGRQAGDSGSARQAGDSGSAGQAGDFGSAGQAGDSGSTGQAEDSGSAGQAGDSGRTGGRQAGDSGSAGQAGDSGSAGQAVDWQRRTAGRLWQHRTGGRLWQRRTGGRQAGNSGSAGQAGDWQRRSGRRFWQRRTGGRLWQCRTGGRFWPDRRETGGRFWQRRTGGRLAAPDRRETLAAPDRRETLAAPDRQVTLAARDRRETLAEQAGDRREILAAPDRRETLAAPDRRETLAAPERRETGSAGQAGDSGRTGGRQAGDSGSAGQAPDSGSAGQAGDSGSAGQAGDWQRRTGGRLWQRRTGGRLWQRRTAPDRQLTGSAGQAGDSGSAGQSGDSGSAGQAVDSGSAGQAGDRREILAAPDRRETGSAGQAGDSGSAGQAGDSGSAGQAGDSGSAGEGGRLWQLRAGGDSGSAGQAGDSGSAGQAEDWQRRTGGRHSDRQRSRTAGQAGDRRETLADRDRTGDSAGQAGDWQRRTGGRRSAGQVAAPDRQVTLAAGQAGDTLAAPDSRETLAAPDGQAGDSGSAGQAERAPERRETGSAGQAGDLAGQAQAGIQDRRQTLAAPDRRILAAPDRLAAPDRRESAGQAGDSGSAGQAGDSGSAGQAGDRREILAAPDRRETLAAPDRRETLAARETGGKFWQHRTGGDSGSAGQAGDSGSAGQAGTGGGDSGSAGQEGRAPGSGSAGQAGDSGSAGQAEDWQRGTARDRRETLAGQAGDRRETLAGQAGDRREILAAPDRWETGSAGQAGDSGSAGQARASGSAGQAGDSGSARQAGDWQRRTGGRLWFWEQAQDSPGWGGGLFLGRGTRYTGLWRRTGVDRIAGPTRSGWMPASTWQMRDAGTEHTGL, via the exons ATGCCCCCAATATCTAACAG gtggcgcctcTGGAGCGGGGACCCTCGCCGCCAACCCCGGACTGTGGACCCTCGCAGGGGCCCCGTACAGGCGGACGACTCTGGCAGCCCCGGACAGGCGGACGACTCTGGCAgccccggacaggcgggagactctggcagcgccagaCAGGCGGGAGATTCTGGCAGCCCCGGACAGGCGgacgactctggcagcgccggacaggcgggagactctggcagcgctggacag gtgggagactctggcagcgccagacaggcgggagactctggcagcgccggacaggcgggagactctggcagccccGGACAGGCGgacgactctggcagcgccggacaggcgggagactctggacggacaggcgggagacaggCGGGAGATTCTGGCAGCgccagacaggcgggagactctggcagcgccggacaggcgggagactttggcagcgccggacaggcgggagactctggcagcaccggacaggcggaaGACTCTGGCagtgccggacaggcgggagattctggccggacaggcgggagacaggCGGGAgattctggcagcgccggacaggcgggagactctggcagcgccggacaggcagttgactggcagcgccggacagccgggagactctggcagcaccggacaggcgggagactctggcagcgccggacaggcgggagacaggCGGGAaattctggcagcgccggacaggcgggagactggcAGCGCCGGTCAGGCAGGAgattctggcagcgccggacaggcggaagACTCTGGCagtgccggacaggcgggagattctggccggacaggcgggagacaggCGGGAgattctggcagcgccggacaggcgggagactggcagcgccggacaggcgggagactctggcagcgccggacaggcgggagactctggcagcgccggacaggcaggTGACTCTGGCAGCgcgggacaggcgggagactctagccgaacaggcgggagacaGGCGGGAgattctggcagcgccggacaggcgggagactctggcagcgccggacaggcgggagactctggcagctccggagaggcgggagactggcagcgccggacaggcgggagactctggccggacaggcgggagacaggCGGGAgattctggcagcgccggacaggcgccAGACTCTGGCagtgccggacaggcgggagattctggcagcgccggacaggcgggagactggcagcgccggacaggcgggagactctggcagcgccggacaggcgggagactctggcagcgccggacag cgccggacaggcagttgactggcagcgccggacaggcgggagactctggcagcgccggacagtcgggagactctggcagcgccggacaggcggtagactctggcagcgccggacaggcgggagacaggCGGGAAATtctggcagcaccggacaggcgggagactggcAGCGCCGGTCAGGCGGGAgattctggcagcgccggacaggcgggagactctggcagcgccggacaggcgggagactctggcagcgccggagaaggagggagactctggcagctccgggctggaggagattctggcagcgccggacaggcgggagattcTGGCAGCGCAGGACAGGCGGAAgactggcagcgccggacaggcgggagacactCGGACAGGCAGCGCAGCCGGACAG ccggacaggcgggagacaggcgggagactctagcggacAGGGACAGGACGGgagacagcgccggacaggcgggagactggcagcgccggacaggcgggagacgcagcgccggacaggtggcagcgccggacaggcaggTGACTCTGGcagccggacaggcgggagacactctggcagcgccggacagtcgggagactctggcagcgccggacggacaggcgggagactctggcagcgccggacaggcggagaGAGCGCCGGAGAGGCGGGAgactggcagcgccggacaggcgggagacctgGCCGGACAGGCGCAGGCGGGGATTCAGGACAGGCGccagactctggcagcgccggacaggcggattctggcagcgccggacagactggcagcgccggacaggcgggagagcgccggacaggcgggagactctggcagcgccggacaggcaggTGACTCTGGCAGCGCGGGACAGGCGGGAGACAGGCGGGAgattctggcagcgccggacaggcgggagactctggcagcgccggacaggcgggagactctggcagcgcggGAGACAGGAGGGAAATTCTGGCAGCACCGGACTGGGGGAgattctggcagcgccggacaggcgggagattctggcagcgccggacaggcggggacAGGcgggggagactctggcagcgccggacaggaggggagagctccgggctctggcagcgccggacaggcgggagattcTGGCAGCGCAGGACAGGCGGAAGACTGGCAGCgcgggacag CgcgggacaggcgggagactctagccggacaggcgggagacaggcgggagactctagccggacaggcgggagacaggCGGGAGATTCTGGCAGCGCCAGACAGGTGGGAgactggcagcgccggacaggcgggagactctggcagcgccggacaggcgagagcctctggcagcgccggacaggcgggagactctggcagcgccagacaggcgggagactggcagcgccggacaggcgggagactctggttCTGGgaacaggcacaggactcaccaggctggggaggcGGCCTCTTCCTTGGCCGAGGCACCAGATACACagggctgtggaggcgcactggtgtCGACCGCATAGCTGGCCCCAcccgttctggctggatgccaGCTTCCACCTGGCAAATGCGGGACGCTGGCACCGAGCACACCGGCCTGTGA